A DNA window from Plasmodium brasilianum strain Bolivian I chromosome 12, whole genome shotgun sequence contains the following coding sequences:
- a CDS encoding nucleoporin NUP313, producing MISQGRKRKNYEEGNEKNKNEKIYDKEIIYEQIHSTPKKNKPRCLVTSNYKDNLLNYFSAILNIRHFGNDFKRKWYMHFYRVCLYDEKMYGTHTSNSSSNKNVDKLIIDYNIEEVLRKLQSVVVRKLDCENLYYQKILVIVCLLFDFFHNKKQVNLKTLRHLEGEEEDTKNTIQDPNGRLRHNYKESKKRSLKSVNTVAYSNDGDDEYDTNKEDMISNVRNSKTESNRKEISKDMDNQKNYYIIEFKNILFSEKKKFNNIEIFYHITNFIIHKYWYSQEHSTYNIFIWFLNYMNNKLEIKKSIHKINEQLEMFINLHPKIFNISHAKKKRKKNAHSSNYTGSGHYFENGVLDYPNLKNRHKQIGGGLSDATNLDNKNKQNLENLNKINNFSNFQNSTNTATNFFSSSNSGGALTLMKNTNTSSVNNFSSPFKGFDQSNNIFSNKNNESSIFMKSNNQNSSTSIFGNPLSVNNNQSSTNSGMSKFTGALSGNTQAQNSSTSNSDNMNNTSSSNINSGGSNNLCSSNSNSNSTLTSNTNLGLNKSNNSVPSSGNIYDIKSNHNLGIQSNNSVSNSLLDISQKKTSNIFDPKNAASKNMPNVNLTPNSSSGLFGFNNSEQNSSIFGNVNFKDNKNIFSFTSSNSNNNSQKNSIFESAHVSNAGNNNSNSNTTNSNNNDKNALNGAVAGGNLINNSMNTTKVSLNSKSVFENDMNIQKANIFSNIKTSDTIFNSTNGASATVGQPSIFGTQLNNSTNQGLFNKPVSAFANISSVSGVNSGNENNGSTVSNNTNAALNFHSNNMSNNNTSGNICTNTTQMNTGLLQFNSMNTSQSTNSFVNLFNNENGSKELFKDLKISNDTGPKFTVNKKPLFSKRTSKSSLLTPSTLSQENNIFSSLYMNKDNLLNSQEKPMKVIFGQNNNNNNTTNDNSNVSSTTGITSFNALSSSNNNITGSTNSSLMNNSDKGNVFNPSNILQTSTNKVIFNAAGNSNTSNNNSSVFVNNSSSIFGTTGNNIFGGSTNDKSSGNNNNSGNNNSSGNNNSSGNNNSSCNNNSSGNNNGNSSGNNNSFGNSLFFNSNDRSKNEISNPPNLNIPIKKLTLEERKKKTTKNNMLLLFSNNSTNSISDSNSLTASSLGVISSTNNLLNNSNNVSSVNPFNFSSSQDNSSATVFNLNKSTSFGVNNEQTSFGNKQTLFEFNNNSLLSAKDNNIDSTNNTLLNNTTDSASTNVKNNLFLGNTKNEEEKEKDDGVSSENKVKNVFGIITNKEEKSKDDGEEANDTKKVKLEQQDASSTAKKDSCKNKDGYQEGNQEANQGNTSIFGLGSNNDTKENTSIFGLGSNNDTKENTSIFDLGSNNDAKAKTSIFGFGNNNDDKDKTSLFSINMNQEYKNVTPSFGFGNKLSTDKSNITMFNESLNNNEKNKTSIFSMDSTKEKTREMSFPNTGNENIFTMMNTNNSGGISMINGNTLNIDHFNENKSCENINYDDVKNRKRRRNFDMEEQVDINEFRTNSVEFKEKGFLDDKDQWGLNNRQNKINAKKSSGYNNSFNVNDSYNNEDMFFKKSKVGNALSDTKNILNNLNFNNIPSKDILCASINEQRINSRENNLIEKDVLNNVGTMVSSNKHVGNIFKNDDSILGATTMHHEADEKKKENFMRNHYDTKNYQNNSNYDGNCDSKYGNNYGDTYYDDFSETRPFGNTSDAHEERKVPFQESCNNNNSGNMNEQDDSYLQNRQEKKHRANGSYDRMRRTQKQREEQIICKEKLKMNEYLMQVEGDNNINNVNSSNIYGNSDMFFINDDDNNNSRGNRKEYMPILDKKSLERIVTYNKQISFDDIDVDLDKDVIDLNDLRHHLFLCALNFHLNYWAEKVILFYPHNEKINKYCNKIIKIKNQFDETYDFTLFEQIHVLSRRLLKTLDINCCIYESVLFLSAENMYVLKNAKLSLFDAFNIYHFWYQKNSSDIKRNFQNFMYTNKIYPSYLNYYMNLYKNYKSFNCKYSLDEENNKKVKGKNKRKKNSHIKQNTSVRSSSSIRNNSFVSGANSRKGASDLTHRKKKSNELSDHASSGDGQHSDRSRCSYHADRADSADSAIRSDQSFSDHELKRRRRKLCSKGNRREEEFDQQSSDRNDVGNYDQNDDESDEEIYDQNDDENDDENDDESDEDSDEDSDEENYDKSDYESDDTSNHYSHSGYDSDVRVQRKRKGKKRKKQKKNTPDENNLIDILNSNSSDISDVMDNNYKDEPFNINIKEKYIYLSKGKKRKSKLFLPAHIKIKKLSACECILLELILKNDILNVLKKYRIFKMEKYEFLYVNLIAMLKHYNYFSAEKLEEDAIEKQEINKYSSAINGTNNNLRKISNHLDNNCIKTKNDKINILKKICDKNLLYYINMQLKNISHLLSFNEIEIACAYLNHIKNNLYVMFQMPILLFNLLFDKIVTSYNHFIILENFFNNSCLYCDFRYEYIFKTKIAYMLIKKFFALDDIENSINCALYFEHCRVKAQKNNIYNDYIFHKSLINAYIIVHEDIVPAEWIEAKNSKDGELNDMNNSEYLDYYSFFFKDISKYIKFHIMDKIITGNIFSLHKEECTNSDERKASIDRSNRGSHSRSDNIGSSANNKGNTGNYNSNGGNNNNNSGNNDSNSGNNDSNSGNNCSNSRNNGSNSRNNGSNSRNNGSNSRNNGSNSRNNGSNSRNSGSQEEKKFSCYFLYMVNKSLLDDLLNIYSSKGEYFYKRGSSALINNVFVKDYDKVHNKHFHMYVQLANINNFMKKFFSEYINFFKKKELYHIDKTKNEDEIMENLVNVIKSNGKKIALVINTLVEIIRNIEKRIIKDVNIYITINIRNLIIDTFYLFKYIFNNKEFSLNLVDDLYRNLVLFNDIINSAFSDDLHFYPKEQIKELYIFIKHKFTHQNMID from the exons ATGATTTCACAAGGcaggaagagaaaaaattatgaagaaggaaatgaaaaaaacaagaacgaaaaaatatatgataaagaaataatttatgagCAAATACATTCAACCCCCAAAAAGAACAAGCCAAGATGTTTAGTAACGTCCAATTATAAGGATAATctgttaaattatttttcagctattttgaatataagACATTTTGGAAatgattttaaaagaaaatggtACATGCACTTTTATCGAGTTTGTTTATATGATGAGAAAATGTATGGAACACATACCAGTaacagtagtagtaataaaaatgtggATAAGTTAATTATTGATTATAATATAGAAGAGGTATTAAGAAAATTACAAAGCGTAGTAGTACGAAAACTTGATTGTGAAAATTTgtattatcaaaaaattttagtaatagtgtgtttattatttgacttttttcataataagaAACAAGTTAACTTGAAAACATTAAGGCATTTAGAAGGAGAAGAAGAGGATACTAAAAATACGATACAAGACCCAAATGGTAGGTTAAGGCATAATTACAAGGAGTCTAAAAAAAGATCCCTAAAATCTGTAAATACAGTTGCATATTCGAATGATGGTGATGATGAATATGATACAAATAAGGAAGATATGATAAGTAATGTTCGAAATAGTAAAACGGAAAGTAACAGAAAAGAAATATCAAAAGATATGGATAatcagaaaaattattatattattgaattcaaaaatattctatttagtgaaaaaaaaaaattcaataatatagaaattttttatcacataactaattttattatacataaatattggTATTCTCAAGAGCATTCTACGtacaatattttcatatggtttttaaattatatgaataataaattagagataaaaaaaagtattcataaaataaatgagcaGTTAGAAATGTTTATTAATTTGCACCccaaaattttcaatatttcgcatgcaaagaaaaaacgaaaaaaaaatgcacattCTAGTAATTACACAGGTAGTGGccattattttgaaaatggGGTCTTGGATTATCCGAATCTAAAAAATAGACATAAACAAATAGGAGGAGGACTTTCCGATGCAACAAATTTagataacaaaaataagcaaaatttagaaaatttaaataagatCAACAATTTTAGTAATTTTCAAAACTCAACAAATACAGCTACAAACTTTtttagtagtagtaatagtggTGGCGCCTTAACACTTATGAAGAATACGAATACATCTAGTGTGAATAATTTTAGCTCACCATTTAAAGGGTTTGATCAaagcaataatatatttagtaataagaataatgaaagcagtatatttatgaaaagcAACAACCAGAACAGTAGCACATCCATATTTGGAAATCCCCTAAGCGTTAATAATAATCAATCATCTACAAATAGCGGAATGTCAAAGTTTACGGGAGCCTTATCCGGTAATACACAAGCGCAAAATAGCAGTACAAGTAATAGTGATAACATGAACAATactagtagtagtaatattaatagtgGTGGTAGTAATAACCTTTGTAGCAGTAAcagcaatagtaatagcaCCTTGACTAGTAATACGAATTTAGGTTTGAATAAATCCAACAATTCTGTACCTTCATCAGGAAATATATACGACATAAAAAGTAATCACAATTTAGGGATTCAAAGTAATAATAGTGTTTCGAACAGTTTATTAGATATTTCTCAGAAGAAAACTTCAAACATATTTGATCCAAAAAATGCTGCTAGTAAAAATATGCCAAATGTTAATTTAACTCCTAATAGTAGTAGCGGCCTTTTTGGTTTTAATAATAGTGAACAGAATTCTTCAATATTTGgaaatgtaaattttaaggataataagaatattttctcatttactagtagtaacagtaataataacagtcaGAAAAATAGCATATTTGAAAGCGCACATGTGAGCAACGCaggtaataacaatagtaatagtaatacaactaatagtaataataatgataaaaacgCATTAA ATGGAGCAGTAGCAGGAGGAAACCTCATAAATAACAGTATGAACACAACAAAGGTTTCGTTGAATTCTAAATCCGTGTTTGAAAATGATATGAACATACAAAAAGCAAATATTTTCTCGAATATAAAAACTAGTGATACTATTTTTAACAGTACCAATGGTGCAAGTGCTACGGTGGGTCAACCCAGCATTTTTGGAACACAGTTAAATAATAGCACAAATCAGGGTCTTTTCAACAAACCAGTTAGCGCTTTTGCAAATATTAGCAGTGTTAGCGGTGTAAACAGCGGCAATGAAAACAACGGAAGTACTGTTagtaataatacaaatgCTGCTTTAAATTTCCACAGTAATAATATGTCAAACAACAACACAAGCGGGAATATTTGTACGAACACAACTCAAATGAATACAGGATTATTGCAGTTTAACTCCATGAACACATCACAGAGTACAAATAGTTTTGttaatctttttaataatgaaaatggaTCAAAGGAATTATTTaaagatttaaaaatatcaaatgATACAGGACCTAAATTTACTGTTAATAAGAAACCGCTATTTTCAAAACGGACGTCAAAAAGCTCACTCCTTACACCTAGTACTTTAAGtcaagaaaataatatatttagttcattatatatgaacaaagataatttattaaatagtCAAGAAAAGCCAATGAAGGTTATATTTGGtcaaaataacaataataataacactaCAAATGATAATTCAAATGTATCTAGTACAACAGGTATTACTTCATTTAACGCATTATCAAGCAGTAACAACAATATCACTGGTAGTACAAACAGTTCCCTAATGAATAACAGTGATAAAGGAAATGTATTCAATCCGAGTAACATTCTTCAGACAAGTACAAATAAAGTCATTTTTAACGCAGCAGGAAATAGTAATAccagcaataataatagcagtgtTTTTGTTAACAATAGCAGTAGCATTTTCGGTACTACGGGTAATAACATCTTTGGGGGAAGTACCAATGATAAGAGCAGTggtaacaacaataacagtGGTAACAACAATAGCAGTGGTAACAACAATAGCAGTGGTAACAACAATAGCAGTTGTAACAACAATAGCAGTGGTAACAACAATGGAAATAGCAGTGGAAATAATAACAGCTTTGGGAAcagccttttttttaattctaatgATAGgagtaaaaatgaaatcaGTAACCCACCTAATTTGAATATTCcgattaaaaaattaacattagaagaaaggaaaaaaaaaactacgaaaaataatatgttattgttattttcaaataacaGTACTAATAGTATTTCTGATTCAAATAGTTTAACCGCTTCGTCCTTAGGTGTTATATCCTCTACAAATAATCTTTtaaataacagtaataatgtGAGTAGTGTTaatccttttaattttagcTCCTCACAAGATAATAGCAGTGCTAcagtttttaatttaaataaaagtacaTCCTTTGGTGTAAATAATGAGCAGACAAGTTTTGGTAATAAACAAACGTTATttgaatttaataataatagtttgTTAAGCGCGAAGGACAATAATATAGACTCAACAAATAATACGTTACTGAATAACACTACGGATAGTGCCAGTACCAATGTTAAGAATAATTTGTTTCTTggtaatacaaaaaatgaagaagagaaagaaaaagatgatGGTGTATCTAGtgaaaataaagtaaaaaatgtatttggAATAATTACCaataaagaggaaaaaagtaaagatgATGGGGAAGAAGCAAATGATACAAAAAAGGTAAAGTTAGAACAACAGGATGCAAGTTCTACTGCAAAAAAGGACAGTTGTAAGAATAAAGATGGTTATCAAGAAGGTAATCAAGAAGCTAATCAAGGGAACACATCCATTTTTGGCCTTGGTAGTAACAATGATACTAAGGAGAACACGTCCATTTTTGGCCTTGGTAGTAACAATGATACTAAGGAGAACACGTCCATCTTTGACCTTGGCAGCAACAATGATGCTAAGGCTAAAACGTCCATCTTTGGCTTTGGTAATAATAACGATGATAAGGACAAAACATCCCTATTTAGCATTAATATGAATCAGGAATACAAAAATGTGACTCCTAGTTTTGGATTTGGTAATAAGCTAAGTACTgataaaagtaatattacCATGTTTAATGAATCtttgaataataatgaaaaaaacaaaacatccATTTTTTCAATGGACAGTACTAAAGAGAAGACAAGAGAAATGTCTTTTCCTAATACAGGAAATGAAAACATTTTTACTATGATGAATACTAACAATAGTGGGGGAATTAGCATGATTAATGGCAATACATTAAATATAGAccattttaatgaaaataaatcatgtgagaatataaattatgatgatgtaaaaaacagaaaaagaagaagaaatttTGATATGGAAGAACAAGTggatataaatgaatttcGTACTAATTCTGTTGAATTTAAGGAAAAGGGTTTCTTAGATGATAAGGATCAATGGGGACTAAATAATAGacaaaataagataaatgcaaaaaaatcAAGTGGTTATAATAATTCCTTTAATGTAAATgattcatataataatgaggatatgttttttaaaaaaagtaaagttGGTAATGCATTAAGTGATACGAAAAATATTCTGAACAATttgaattttaataatattccAAGTAAGGACATACTATGTGCATCAATAAACGAACAAAGAATAAATTCaagagaaaataatttaatcgAAAAAgatgttttaaataatgtGGGTACGATGGTATCAAGTAATAAACACGTAGGaaatatctttaaaaatGACGATTCCATTTTGGGTGCAACCACGATGCACCACGAGGCGGatgaaaagaagaaagagaATTTTATGAGGAATCATTATGATACTAAAAACTatcaaaataatagtaattatGATGGTAATTGTGACAGTAAATATGGTAATAATTATGGTGATACTTATTATGATGACTTTAGTGAGACCAGACCCTTTGGCAATACATCAGATGCACATGAAGAGAGGAAGGTCCCATTTCAAGAGAGttgtaataacaataatagtgGGAACATGAACGAACAAGATGATTCGTACCTACAAAATCGTCAAGAAAAGAAACATAGAGCAAATGGGTCGTATGATAGAATGAGGCGGACCCAGAAACAGAGGGAAGAACAGATTATttgtaaagaaaaattgaaaatgaaCGAATATTTAATGCAAGTGGAGGgtgataataatatcaatAATGTTAATAGTAGCAATATCTATGGAAATAGTGATATGTTTTTTATCAACGATGATGACAATAATAACTCACGGGGTAACAGAAAAGAGTACATGCCAATACTGGATAAAAAAAGCTTAGAGAGAATTGTTACATATAATAAGCAAATATCTTTTGATGATATTGATGTTGATTTAGACAAAGATGTAATTGATCTAAATGATTTAAGACaccatttatttttgtgtgcattaaattttcatttaaattattgggcagaaaaagttatattgttttatcctcataatgaaaaaattaataaatattgcaataaaattattaaaattaaaaatcaaTTTGACGAAACGTATGATTTTACTCTGTTTGAACAAATACATGTCTTATCAAGAAGATTATTAAAAACGTTAGATATAAAttgttgtatatatgaaaGTGTATTATTCCTATCAGCtgaaaatatgtatgttttaaaaaatgcaaaattatcattatttgatgcttttaatatttatcatttttggTATCAAAAGAATAGTTCTGATATCAAAcgaaattttcaaaattttatgtacacCAATAAAATTTATCCATCCTACTTAAACTATTACATGAACttgtacaaaaattataaatcatttaattgtaaatattCCCTAGAtgaggaaaataataaaaaagtgaaagggaaaaacaaaaggaaaaaaaattctcaTATTAAGCAAAATACTAGTGTCCGTTCCTCTTCCAGCATTCGAAACAACTCTTTTGTTTCTGGTGCTAATTCGAGAAAAGGTGCATCCGATTTGACACATCGGAAGAAGAAGTCAAACGAATTAAGTGATCATGCATCAAGTGGAGATGGTCAGCATTCAGACCGTTCGCGTTGTTCATATCACGCAGATCGTGCAGACAGTGCAGACAGTGCAATCCGCTCAGACCAGTCTTTTTCTGACCATGAGTTAAAGCGTAGAAGGCGAAAACTGTGCTCTAAGGGGAATAGAAGGGAGGAGGAGTTTGACCAACAAAGCAGCGATCGAAACGATGTGGGGAATTACGATCAAAATGATGATGAGAGTGACGAGGAAATTTACGATCAAAATGATGACGAAAATGATGACGAAAATGATGACGAAAGTGATGAAGACAGTGATGAAGACAGTGATGAAGAGAATTATGACAAAAGCGACTATGAAAGTGACGACACAAGTAACCACTACAGCCACAGTGGTTACGACAGTGATGTAAGGGTGCAGAGAAAAAGGAAAGGgaaaaagaggaagaagcAGAAAAAGAACACACCTGACGAAAACAACTTGATAGATATTCTGAATTCAAATAGCAGCGATATATCCGATGTGATGGATAACAATTACAAGGACGAACCatttaacataaatataaaggaaaaatatatttacctgtcaaaagggaaaaagaggaaaagcAAACTATTCCTACCCGCACatataaagataaagaaaTTAAGTGCATGCGAATGTATTTTACTAGAATTAATTCTAAAAAATGATATCCTAAATGtgttgaaaaaatataggatttttaaaatggaaaaatatgaatttttatacGTAAATTTAATTGCTATGTTAAagcattataattatttttctgcaGAAAAACTAGAAGAGGATGCAATAGAAAaacaagaaataaataaatattcatcaGCCATAAATGGTACAAATAATAACTTAAGAAAAATTAGTAACCACTTAGATAATAATTGTATAAAgacaaaaaatgataaaatcaatattttaaaaaaaatttgtgataaaaatttattatattatattaatatgcagttaaaaaatatatcccATTTATTAAGTTTTAACGAAATCGAAATAGCATGTGCTTATTtaaatcatataaaaaacaatctATATGTTATGTTTCAAATgcctattttattatttaatctattatttgataaaatCGTTACCTcatataatcattttattatcctggaaaacttttttaataactcTTGTTTATATTGTGATTTCAGATATGAGTATATCTTTAAAACCAAGATTGCTTATATGcttataaaaaagttttttgcCTTAGATGACATAGAAAATTCGATTAACTGtgcattatattttgaaCATTGTAGAGTGAAGGCTCagaaaaataacatatataatgattatatttttcataaaagtTTAATAAATGCTTACATAATTGTTCATGAAGATATTGTACCAGCAGAATGGATAGAGGCCAAAAATTCCAAAGATGGAGAACTAAATGACATGAACAATTCAGAATATTTAGATTAttattcattcttttttaaagatatatctaaatatattaaatttcacATTATGGACAAAATAATAACGGGCAATATTTTTAGCTTACATAAGGAGGAATGCACGAACTCCGATGAAAGGAAAGCATCAATCGATAGGAGTAATAGAGGCAGCCACAGCAGGAGTGACAATATTGGTAGTAGTGCCAATAACAAAGGTAATACAGGAAATTACAATAGCAACGGAGgaaataacaacaataacagCGGAAATAACGACAGTAACAGTGGAAATAACGACAGTAACAGTGGAAATAACTGCAGTAACAGCAGAAATAACGGCAGTAACAGCAGAAATAACGGCAGTAACAGCAGAAATAACGGCAGTAACAGCAGAAATAACGGCAGTAACAGCAGAAATAACGGCAGTAACAGCAGAAATAGCGGCAGTCAGgaggaaaagaaattttCGTGCTATTTCCTCTACATGGTAAACAAGTCATTACTGGACGACCtgcttaatatttattcttccaagggagaatatttttataaacgCGGTTCATCAGCTTTgataaataatgtatttgTAAAAGATTATGATAAAGTGCATAATAAACACTTCCATATGTATGTTCAATTAGctaatataaacaattttatgaaaaaatttttttctgaatatatcaatttttttaaaaaaaaagaattatatcatattgataaaacaaaaaatgaagatgaaattatggaaaatttagttaatgtaataaaaagtaacgggaaaaaaattgctcttgtaataaatactttagtagaaattataagaaatattgaAAAGCGTATAATAAAggatgtaaatatttatataaccaTCAATATACGAAATTTAATAATtgatactttttatttatttaaatatatttttaataacaaaGAATTCTCTTTAAATCTTGTTGATGACTTGTATAGAAATCTTGTATTGTTCAATGACATAATAAATTCAGCCTTTTCAGATGATCTTCATTTTTACCCCAAGGAACAAATTAAAgaattgtacatatttataaaacacAAATTCACACATCAGAATATGATAGATTGA
- a CDS encoding pyruvate dehydrogenase E1 component subunit beta: MKIRGIYFFLLGLWIFSVCDCKRDIGDLLNFIGRKKAFSMGKRKDTKFYMEGNRTKVVIGEEKEFALNDDNYIRELKNVKVKRNISEALHMATYEEMKRDKNVYVLGEDVGLYGGSYKVTKNLAHFFGFARVLDTPICENSFMGLGIGSSINGLRPIIEGMNLSFLILAFNQISNNACMLRYMCDGQFNIPIVIRGPGGVGKQLGPEHSQRIESYLMSIPGIKIVSCSTPFNARGLLKSSIRDNNPILFLEHVLLYNIEDDIPLLPYTLPIDKAEVVKTGIHLTILCYGITRHIAMEAAKELSTINIDVEVIDLISLKPFDMETIEYSLKKTNKCLILDESAGFGGIGAELYTQIVEKFSSYLKRKPVRLCTKDVPIAYSNKFEDACIVKKEDVVYMATYMHS; the protein is encoded by the coding sequence ATGAAAATCAGAgggatatatttttttctcctcgGTTTATGGATTTTTTCGGTGTGTGATTGTAAAAGGGATATAGGGGACttgttaaattttattgGTAGAAAAAAGGCGTTTAGTatgggaaaaagaaaagatacgAAATTTTATATGGAGGGAAATAGAACAAAGGTAGTAATAGGCGAAGAAAAGGAATTTGCATTAAATgatgataattatataagagaattgaaaaatgtaaaagtaaaaagaaatataagcGAAGCTTTACATATGGCTACATATGAAGAGATGAAGAGAGACAagaatgtatatgtattagGTGAAGATGTCGGGTTATATGGAGGTTCCTATAAAGTTACAAAAAATCTAGCtcatttttttggttttGCAAGAGTATTAGATACTCCAATATGTGAAAATTCTTTTATGGGTTTAGGTATAGGATCATCTATAAATGGACTAAGACCAATAATTGAAGGAATGAATTTATCCTTTTTGATATTAGCATTTAATCAAATATCTAATAATGCATGTATGTTGAGATATATGTGTGATGGGCAATTTAATATACCTATTGTTATTAGAGGACCTGGAGGGGTTGGAAAACAATTGGGACCTGAGCATTCGCAAAGAATAGAATCATATTTAATGAGTATACCaggaataaaaattgtatcTTGTTCTACACCTTTTAATGCTAGAGGATTATTAAAATCGTCTATTAGAGATAATAAccctatattatttttagagcatgttttattatataatatagagGATGATATTCCTCTTTTACCATATACATTACCTATTGATAAAGCAGAAGTAGTTAAAACAGGTATACATCTTACTATTTTATGTTATGGTATTACAAGACACATTGCAATGGAAGCAGCGAAAGAACTAAGTACAATTAACATTGATGTAGAAGTAATAGACTTAATTTCATTAAAGCCTTTTGATATGGAAACTATAGAATATTCtcttaaaaaaacaaataaatgctTAATTTTGGATGAGTCTGCAGGATTTGGGGGTATAGGAGCTGAATTGTATACACAAATTGtagaaaaattttcttcCTACTTAAAAAGAAAACCTGTTCGCCTATGCACCAAAGATGTACCTATTGCTTATTCTAATAAATTTGAAGACGCCTGTATAGTAAAAAAGGAGGATGTGGTATATATGGCCACCTACATGCATTCCTAA